TGCTGATGAGCGTATGTTCCGGCGCACGCAGAGAGTCAGTGGAACATCAAGGTGTGTAGGGTTATGAAGCTCCAACCAGATCCAGGATGTTCATTTCCCGAAATGACATCTAGATCCGGAGTGAATGAAACCCGGAAAGGAGATAATTCGTCGGATAAAGAGCTTTTAGTTTACTCTTCTGCTTGCAAGAAAGGGTTGGGGATCTCCTCGCTGCCGTCAGCGGGGGAGATCAGTACGATCAAAGTACCACGGGCGACGATCAGACCCATTGAGCGGGTGGTAGTGTTGCCCTCCTCATCTGGGGAAGTTAGCACATACGAAGCAGAGACAGATAGATTCGATTCATGGAAGAAACTTGGAACTCACCCCGCATGGTTTCTTTCACGTCGTCGAGGACCAGGTTCATCAGCTGATCGTAGCCCTTGAGGGTTCCGATGACTAGTTACAATTAGCTCAATTAATTCATCGGCGATGAGAAGTCCTCATTGACCAAAAGTagaaaattaaaaaaaaccaaaccaaAACGCCAATTAACGAGATAAGATGAGAAGATATCAATCCAACATACCCTCACGACCACCATTGAACTTCACTTGGACTTCCTTGTCCATGTACTTGCTGAGATCCAAGATGTTTTCCTTTTTAGGCTTCTCCTGTGCACCGCCACCACCGCCACTTTTCTGCTGGCCCTGTCCGCCGCGGCCTCCACGACCGCGACCGCCTCGGAATGAGCCTCGTTCAGACATGGTCTGTGTAATTGAGGGATTTCGGAAAGGGAAGGAAGATATTAAACGAGGCAAGCAAGATTGGGTCTGAGGGATACAGAGTTATGGTATCTCTGTATCTCTGTGTActcttgggggggggagataGCGGAAGATACAAGCAAAGGTGGGCGTGTATATGAGGGATTTTCAGGTTGAGAGTGTGGCCTTAGGCATGAGAGTCGTGAGTCCGCCTTGGTATGGAGATTACCAATTACCAATGTATTATTTCGCTCCATAGTCATGAGAGATCCCGCTCGGAGGTATTTTACTGTTGAATTACAGGTATCTTGCTTTTCGGATCTGAGCAATTGACACTCGACTGTATGATTTCCTTCTCCATTGTGTCCATGTATCTGCATTGTTTATGTATCTCTTTGCTATTTTTTTCAAGTAATCTGATCTCAGGCCAGATTGTCGTAAATTTCCTCCGAGCTCCCCCGGGGCCGAAAATGTTTCAGCCCAGGCATCAGCAAAATCAACGCAGATCCACAAGGCTCAAGGCTTAATTTTGGAGATAGATTAGCTATGAACCTATAAGATGAGCTCACCTGCTCCTAATATTATGTAAAGTTCTTCTCTAAATATGTGAGACTATACGGAGTAGGCAAGGCGTAACTGTTGTACACCGGTTCAAACAGCGTATCGCAGGCCAGCGGAACCCTCCGGCGGGACTCCGCCGAGGGCTCCAAGGTGGCCAGGTACTTTAGTGGAAGTTCCTCACATAGCGTACGTTGTCGGAATTTCCGTTGTAGCACTATTCGTCCATCAAGAAAATAATTGaagaaaaatgaaaagaAGAGACCCTCCGAGTCCTGGGCCCCCAACGGAAAACACAGATCACGTTTTTCCTCTCCACTCCCCGTGCGTTGTTCCTCCCCTCTGTAGGTGCCCTACGATTTTCCCCTTTCATTTCTTCACCTTCATGGATGTTGCTTGAGTTATTTAAAAGGAGTTACCTGCCGGTTTCCTTCCGCGCAAGTCCGGTTCATTTCCGCGCAAGTTCCATACTGCGCGTTCTTATCTGAATTCCCTCCGCGACTTCCTCTCTCTGTCCTCCCACTCTCCAATCTCTTTCCACCATATCCCCAAACCAGCTTCCAGGGTGTATTTTAGTGGTTTCTCCCACCACCACCCACAATGGAATCCCACGCCCCAACGGCGGAGTCGTCTCACAAACGGCCGAGATCTCCCACTGCCGATCACGGCATGTCGAAAATGCTCAAGACGCACTCGAATCACCTGCAAATAAACTATCTGGCACGGCAATACCCGGACAACCTACCCCTCGTCTCCGTCGATGATACCATGCCTGCGATAATCCACCTGCTCGGCGAATACGACGGCGTTTTACATCGCCACGAGAGCATCGCCGGAAATCTGGGCGCATGCCCGCTCGGTCCAATCTTGATCAAACGATTCGAGCGTCTATTCGATGGACCCCCGCAAGTGTTGAAATCTCATGGCAAAGACGGACCTACAGTGACTTGGCTCGATGTGGTTGAATTCGCGAAGAATAAGCCTGAACAGTTCAATCTGGAAAAGTCGCGCAACGGCGTGCGAGTCTGCCAGTTCTACACGAAACAGTGTCGTGTAGAAATCAGCGAGGAGGATTTCGTTTTGATTGCGTCCGGTATGCCCCAGAAGATGATCCCGCCCCAGCCTATCATTGAGGACGAGGAAAAGGAGCTGGGCGCGCTGGAGATTCTTGAGAAGAACTTGCATCATATCATTCAAATGGCCGATCAAGGTAAGGAATCACTCGAATCAGCTTAGGAGGTTTTCGCTGACGATCTTTCTGCGTTTAGTCTCTGCTCGAGCGCGACAGCTCAACCATCGGTTGAAGAACCGCCGCAATGCTATTGTCACCCGACGAGAGAACGATGCTTCTCTACATAGGAATTCTCGAAATGTCACCGAAATCTGGCGCGATGCCAACGGTCATGGCCCAGGAAACGGTCATGCATCGTCTCGCCCTTCC
The nucleotide sequence above comes from Penicillium digitatum chromosome 1, complete sequence. Encoded proteins:
- a CDS encoding Small nuclear ribonucleoprotein (LSM7), putative; translated protein: MSERGSFRGGRGRGGRGGQGQQKSGGGGGAQEKPKKENILDLSKYMDKEVQVKFNGGREVIGTLKGYDQLMNLVLDDVKETMRDEEGNTTTRSMGLIVARGTLIVLISPADGSEEIPNPFLQAEE